The Lutra lutra chromosome 7, mLutLut1.2, whole genome shotgun sequence genome segment aaaaaaaatctttacagacACATCTAACCAAATATCTGGATACCATGGCCTTAGCCAAGTTGatgcataaaattaactatcacaatATTACCTTATTAGAAAGaaatttcatctaatttttcCCTTATACTAAAGTTGAAGGATATTATTGATTTTTGAAAGATGCATATGGCTGGGTGATGTTACTTGACTctcaggaaaatgaaggaaacattGCAAAGCACTAGTTATAAAGaaagtattatggagggcatgtatttcatggagcacttggtgtggtgcataaacaatgaattttggaacactgaaaaaaattaaatttaatttaaaaaaaaagaaggtgtttACCTGGTAGTGTTAAGAACCAACACCTTTGAGAAACCTAGGTCCGACCTATTTCCCCAACCCTAGGCATGTTGAAGTTACAGAGGTACTTAGAATCCTGTGATATTGCTGCTttcccagtcagaatggccaaataTCAGCAGTTTtattatgtttcttatttttaatccaaCATCAACATATATACCAAAAGAAGCAGTAGCAAATCAGATATTACTTTGTACCAGTACCATTCATCCAAGCTGTCACTCTGTGCACCAGAACTTTGATTTCCAGGGTCCATTGGTTCTCCAGTTCAAGTCCTTCTTTGGAATGATTCTTGATGTGCTTTCTTGCTTAGGATCTAATAGACAGTGATTCAATGATCACACCCTATGGAATAAACtggatgaaaaaaatgtatatatattccacatttttaaaagattttatttattcatttgacagagaaagagccaagaagagagggaacacaagtagggggagagggagaggaaaaaggagactccccactgagcagggcaagatgcagggctccatcccactaccctgggatcatgacctgagccaaaggcagacacttaactactgagccacccaggctcccccccatttcaagcatatttaaaaataataaaaataaataaaaataaaaccacctagGCCCATTCTTTCATCTAGCTCACCCATATCTCACCTCCAGTTTCATAACAAAACTCTCTGAAAGAATCTATGCTTCCtggtcttctatttcttccttcccactgtctctctctctttttttaaattgacatataatgtattatactCCTGAAACATATAGTCCACATTTAAATGGCATGTCCAGCTCCCACTTTTCCTCTTTAGGACTTCAGTGAGGCTGTTATCCGAGAGTCTATTCACCTCTCTTTGGTTAGTGGTCCTTGGTCATGAGTCTCTCTTTTGTCCCACAGCTAGTCTTTCATGGTTACCATTCATTAAGTGCCTACTTTAGTGACTTCTAATTTGCATTGTCTTTGTCTCTAAGTATAGCAGAGTAAGGTAGATATCAGTGTTGTTCCTCTAACATTCAATCAAATGCCTTTTGGGTTCACTCTATGCACCAGGATTTTTTACCCTCTGTCTCCTTCAATTTTAGTTCTGTAGCTCTAACTTCCTAGTACATAAAACACTGCACAGATCTATTCAATGCTAGCTTTAACCTAAGTTGCTAGTCTGAGAGGATGATGATGATTGACCTAGCTACTTGTGGATGATTTTGGATTCACTTTTGGATACAGCATGGCACTTTATGGATGAGGGTAATGAATTTAGGTCTCCGTGGGTACTATGACTTCTGGTAGAGAAATAATGACTTTCAGATTGAAAGCTACATTAAAATTTCCCTCCCATTATTCAAAGGAAGTATTATTATGGTTACTTTCCACTATGCTATTAGATTTCAGCCCTCATATTACCTACCTTTGGCTACTTGAGTCCTCCCCAGCTCTATCATCCTCAATTCCATGTGAACCATATAGATGCTTCTTCTATTTTTGGTAGTTCTGACCATGAGGTTCTGGCATGGAGGATAGAGGGCAGGTGATCAGATGTATGAGTGCTTTCTATAGGCCATAACAAGTGCTATAAGTAGGTGGAGATTCTGTGGCTTCCCACCACCCAACTGGGCACTGCTGAGATGTCaagaacaactttattttttattttttttttcaacgtttattttttttttattttttttttcagcataacagtattcattatttttgcaccacacccagtgctccatgcaatccgtgccctctacaatacccaccacctggtgcccccaacatcccaccccccaccccttcaaaattctcagatcgtttttcagagtccatagtctctcatggttcacctccccttccaatttccctcaactcccttctcctctccatctccccttgtcctccatgctatttgttatgctccacaactttattttgttaagaaaattttGAATGTACTCAAATATACATATGGAGTATAATGAACACCCATCATTGAGTCTCAACAGTCATTAGCTCATCACCACTCTtgtttcatctctccttccttcctgtaagTGGATTTGTTTGAAGCAAATTCCAGACATCAGCTCTTTGAATCTGTAAATACTTCACTATGTATATCtaaaagataaaactttaaaaatatccatactatTTCTATCAAacctaaaaatattaactataatgtcttattattatcatcagtggttttatttttctccaatacCTTATAATTCTTTGTTGCAACTCAAATCCAAAGGCAGTCtagaggcagaattccttctggTTTGTTTGAGCCAGGATCCAAATAATGTCCACACATAGTATGGGTTGATGAGTCTCCTAAGCCTCTTTGAACCTAtatcttctcctctcccttaaTTTATCTGTTGAAGATATCTAAATTGTTCACCCTACAGAGTGAGtcatattttagattttgctGATTGCGTCCACATGATGTCATTTAACATTCTCTTCCATTTGCAATCTTTGATGACTTGATTATAAACATATTGGCTTTCTGGGGCAAGAATATTTCATGGGTGGTGCTGTGTACATACTGTCTGGTTCTCGCTTTCTATACTATTGGAATTGATCAGTGGGGTTTCAGATATTATTAGCCTGACCATCCATCACAAAGTTCCCCATCAGCTTTTCACCTAGTGGTTTTATCAGACATTGATGATCATCAGAGGTTGCAAAATGGTGATCTTCTACTTCTATCATTGCTTCTTCATTTATTAGTTGGTATACATCTACAAAGAGAAGTTTCCTTTCATCAACAACTTGATTATTTTGATGTACATTTCATGTAGGACATAGAGGATAACTGTTTGATTATTTCCTCTTGTTTACCAGTTTCAGAATAATGAATCAGTATTCTATCAGGCTATAAAGGTAAAATAAGTTTGGAGTTTTGTCTAGTTTTGTTTGTCTGCTTATCAAGGTGAACTCATGGATTAAACATGTTTGATGTAACACTGATGTTTGTAACCATTATTCTATTTGATGTTCAATTTGTACTATCTTTTGCCAATGGGAGCCTTCTCAAATTGGCTCCTGAGTCCTTTTAGCCCAACCGTAGTAGTCCACAGTCACTTCCTTGTTCTCAAACTTGATAAGCTGCTCTAAGTTCTTCTCATACATTTCTTGTACCAGACCAGAattcagccatttcttcaagaaGCCTGGTTTCTTCTGGTGGAAAATGGAATTTAGAGACCGAAATGTGGCCATTGGTGGTATTCATTTGTCCTTAGCTGGCCATTGTTTCTAGGCCATTTAATGAACAGATCtaggaaatactttaaaaaaatcatagtttattctattttgaaatccaaatttaggattaaaaaattttacattaaatctTGATTCCTAACAAAATTAGcataaaattacttatttacttcacctaaatatatatattagcttCAGAATATTGgttctaaaattatttataatattatgatTAGTAACAGTTAAGGTTTCCTTGTAGTTACTCTTTCCTTGGAGTGTATCACAAAAGAAATGTTTGATCAAGTTACTATGTTTTAAAACCATTTGCAGTTATACCCCCTTTGTATGAAGAGGCCATCAGCTTTATACAAAGATTTATTTGTTccaattttttctaattttttccaaaatttccaatttatttgttccaattatttcataaattattttcatttaattttatgctTATGTAAAACATTTGCATGGCTGCAAAGTCAAATATTGGAAATGGCACATTCAGAGAAGTCTAGTTATATTTTAGttgtaaaattttattcaatatttttttcttcatatcatAATATATTCTGGAGATTATCTGTAGCACTGTATAGAATATTCCTCATTTCTCTTAACACCTACGTAGCACTCCATTGAATGTAAGTACCATAGTTTATACACTTAATTTATATAATCCCATTGacggatatttgggttgtttcctatCTTTTGCTATAAATAaccttgtgtgtatatatatttttcatattttggcaTTATATTTTTAGTACAGATTTATACAGAAGAGATTTCTATGTCAAATGCTTATGTAGTTTTTCTaacttttccaaatttcttcccaTAGAGTTGTTAGCACTTTTTTTACTCCCACCAGCAATAAATTTATCATCAAACTTCCAGATTTTTGTCCCATAATAGGTAAGAAGTGATAGTTGGTatagttttcatttacatttgtctTATTATAAAGAAGGTTGAgcactgtatatgtatatgaggATAATTTGCATTTATTCTCTGACCTACATGTTTATAGCTCTTGTCTGCTTTTTAATGAGAttattggacttttttttcttactctctttttAGAATCTGATTTTCATAGTTTGTCATTTGCCCTTTTCCAGGTAtttatggtgttttgttttatttgtttttgtcataCAGAAATTTTACTTACCTGCTATCAGATTATTAGACTTTACCTTATTCCTTTTGGTTTTCAAGTCATAGTTTAGTTGTTTTTCCCTACTTTCTGAATTTTCAGGAACTCATccattttttcaatctttttaatgttttattctaTTGTTATTCCATATTAAATATCCCATTTAATTTCTGAACTATTAGATGTATCTTGGCATAGAGTGAGAGACagattcagttttctctttttccctacaGCTGTGCAGCTATCTCAACACCACTTATTCTAAAAGTGTATCTTTTGACATGCCTCCTTTAGTATATACTAAATTTCTATAAGCAATTGAGGCtactattggattttttttttttttaagcagagaaaaCAGGATGTTTTAATTGGTAGAGTCAGGAGTTGTTTGTTCTTGATTACAGTGTTCAACATGCAAATTACATTCACCTTTTGGTACAGAAATGGCACCCTGACACTTCCCTGGGACAGTCAATCCAGACAGAATGATTCCTGGGCCAACCTTAACTACATGTCTGCCAGCAATTGCACTTTCTCCCTTCTTACAGCAATATGCTAACTCTCTTATCCAGAAAAATTGGGAAATGAGGTCCTTCATTCAACAGAGTAGCCATTTTTGGTACAGCACTATTGATGTCAATGGATTTGATACATCCTGAACTCCAGCTCAAGACCTCAGATTATGTAACCTATCTCTGATGATCCCAAAGGCACTTGAGAATCCGGCAGTGTCTCAGTGTTGCCGATTTTCACCGGACAGTGTTAAGAGATAGAAGGCTGGCTAAGTCTGTCCTAGCCCTGGGTATTCACTCTGCAAAGAGCTTATTTGAATCAGATTTTGACCCATTTGCTCTTTATGTCACTTTGTAGGctcaaaatgaacaagacagggaGCTTTCACTTTGCTCATCCATACTGCTAAATTTTCAGTaaggaaaatgtattatttgtgtaaAGAAAGTTGTACAAATACtaacaaaaaattaaaggtaaaacaCAAAGTATTTGGATCCCAAGAAAACAAGCGTTCACTGTAGTTAGAAGTCAGGCTGACTGCACTTAATAATTAGGCATAATTGACAATGCTTTTTCCAAAGACTGAATTTTTGctaagttttatatattataactaGCTTGAGTATTCTCCCTTTCTTTGACTTTCATTATCAGAGTGaccagaaggaaaatgtaaaacattttaaaaatagctgcttCTGGGTAAGTCATCTAGCACACACTCCCCAGATCTCCTCTAGTTTCAGACATACAAGGGAACCTGGCTCAGATAAGAACAATTCTTGCTGAACACCTGCCAGCTCATGCATCCTTCTTTTTATTCTGAGAGGGTCCAGCTCAAATCAAAGTTATAAAGTTAACCACTGCTCTGAGTTCCTGACACAGCAAATCCCTGTGTGGTCTTCAAAAAATCGAGGTCTGTAATTCCTTCTTAAACATGCCTTCAAAGTGGAGGTCTTTGGCGATGAGCTCCTCTTCGACATCATCTAGTGCCCACTGGTGATCTGTCAGCTCCAAAGCTTCCCACTCTGTCTTGAAAGCTTTGTTGGTGTCTGCAGGCATGGCCATGGCTGCTCCCGTCATCTGCTCCTGCATCATCCTTGACTGGTCGGCGGCATTATCTTGGCCCAGAATCAGAGAGTAAATACTCCGAAGCCCAAAGACATTGAGGAAGTACCAGGATGCAGAACTCACCCAGGATGCATCTAATGTGAGTAGTTCAATTCCCTGTTGCAGCATTGGCTTAAAACGGAGAGTCAGTGGAAATGGGACCTTGGTTGTGACAAAGCCTGAGAACGTCATGTTGATCCATCCACCAATAAGAATCATAGGGAGCACATTTGTTACATTGCCTTTCATCATGTCTGTGAGCATAGTGGGATCAGTCATAGGAGAAGGAGGCACTAccttccttttagtttttttgaaaaatcCATCCTCTGGGTTGTTGAAGTAATATTTTCGTGTCAAGAAAGACTGTTTGGgaatgtattttccattttccctgaGGACTCTGCTCCGAATTAGGACCTGACTGTCGGAGACTTGCTCCTGGGTGAGCTTCTTGTCGCTCTGCAGCAGGATGGACACGTAGTGGCGGATCATGCCCACAAAGAAGGTGATGATAACGATGGGTAGGACCACCCAAAGGCGGATGTTGGAGTCGAGCAGCAGCTCCGGCCCCGCCATCTTCACAGAGAGCCGGCTCCCACCCGGTGTAACTGGGTTTCTCTCCCCGCGGGGCGCGAAGGCCCCTCTTTGATTTCGCCTGTGGGCTTTGTCACGCTTCTCAGCCTTCCGGGCCCGGAGCCCTACTCCAGCTTTGGCCCTCGCGgactgcccccagccctgcctcctggccGCCCACTTCCGGCGCGGAAGAGTACTATTggattttttattccattctatCACTCTGTCTATCCATTTACTAATTCTACTCTACTTTTATAAGTGATAAAGactttaatatgttttaatatttggtaAAGCTAGTTTCTCCACATTGCTTTTTTCAAGGTTATCCTGGATATTTCTGCTTGAACTTTTGAGTCAGCTTATCTaggtccagaaaaaaaaaatgggattgtattaaattcataaattattttagagTGAATTGAACTGATATCTTTTGATGTCCTGTCTATCTATGAACATGGTCTATCtccccatttctttgtttctttcacaaaagtttttcctttttttctttagtagaTTTGGACATTTCTCATGAACTTCATACCCAcagtctttttcttctccctatcACAAATGAAATCTTCTCTTTCATTGTTTCTTCCAAATGGCTTTTCTTTATAGATATGTAGGCCATTACTCTTGCTTATTGATTTTATAGCCTGCTACTTTTGAATTCTGTTATTGTTTATGTTAGTTTTTCCATAGCTTCTTTTGGACTTTCCCAATGTATTATCACATTACCTACAaagagatatcttttttttttttttttgttattgtctcCTTTCAAATTCTTTTGCTTCTAAATATTTCCTCATTTCATTGTTTGTCAAATATTTCCTACACAAGCTTATATAATACTGGTGATTGTGGATATCTTTGTCTTGGTTCTGAGTTCAGTGAGAAAGCATTTTTAGTATGAATAAGTGCTGcatttctcaaatgtcttttctgcaCCTTCGGAGACTAtcacataatttttatccttAGCTCTATGAATGTGATGAATTATATTCCTGGATTTCCTGTGTTGAACCACAATGACATTACTGGAATAAACACTATCTGCTCATAATATATCACATTTAATGTGCTGTTGTATTCTATTTGCTTagatttttcaacattttcatatGAATATTAGTAAGTGAGAttatttgtagttttaattttttataaaatcttttttggggggttgtctctcttttttaaaaatttttttataaacagggcgcctgggtggctcagtgggttaaagcctctgccttcggctcaggtcatgatcccagggtcctgggatcgagccccacgttgggctctctgctcagcagggagcctgcttcctcctctctctctctgcctacctctctgactacttgtgatctcggtctgtcaaataaataaataaaaatctttaaaaaaaattttttttataaacatataatgtattattagccccaggggtacaggtctgtgaatcgccaggtttacacatttcacagcactcaccatagcacataccctccccaatgtccataaccccaccatcctctccctactcccctacccccagcaaccctcagtttgttttgtgagattaagagtctcttatggtttgtctccctccctttctaccccccaaaccccccacattgcatctctactttctcatatcagggagatcatatgatagttgtctttctccgattgacttatttcgctaagcataataccctctagttccatccatgtcgtcgcaaatggtgatatttcatttcttttgatggctgcatagaattccattgtatatatatgccacatcttctttatccattcatctgttgatggacatctaggttctttccatagtttggctactatggacattgctgctataaacatttgggtgcacgtgccccttcagatcactacgtttgtatctttagggtaaatacccagtagtacaattgctgggtcatagggtagctctattttcaactttttgaggaacctccatgctgttttccagagtggttgcaccagcttgcattcccaccaacagtgtatgcggatttctccgcatcctcaccagcatctgtcatttcctgactcattaattttagccaattttttataaaatcttaccAGATCTTCAAATTGATGATATTCTTAACAATAATTAgaacttttccctctctttctatgCTATAGTTTAAGTAGCACTGGGAGTactgaattttaaagttttgctaGACTTCCCCTGAGAAATGATTTGGTCTTAATGTTGTTttggggtgctgggggagggctATAACTACTTTCTCTATTAGCTCTATgataattggtctattcagactTTTAGAAGAAAAGGGGCCATTTCTAGTGTGTTATGACCTCCAGGaattgaagaaagaaaggcaaatattctCTGTAGCTCAGGGACCATGGATACTAGTTTTACTGGCATATgactttgtttttatgatttaaacACTTAGAAGGAAGAAATTAGTTCTTCCTCACAGCTTGCATTAAATCTTTTTGAGTTTGAATGTCATTGATATGTTGTGAACCCAGTAGCATTCTATAAGACCTTTCTGCTTTCCTTAGGACAAAAATTTGTATGAATACATTTGTGTGTCTTTATCACAGTAGAGTTGGGGACCCCAAACCACCAATTGCATATTTCAATTTCATGTCAATGCAGAAGTTAGATAACTATGTAAAGGTTGAATTTAGGTTAAAATTTCCAACAGAATTAATAATTCACTAAAAatgacttgttttgtttcttagttgGCATTTGCCAAATTGGGATGGTTTAATTTAGTTTGCAGTTTGTAATTTTGTGCTGAGAGGAACTTCAAAGATTTTAAGTGCCATTTCTCTCAGTTTCACTCCCAAGAAATCACAATCTTCCACTCTTATTCCTCACTTACTTTTCTCTAGATAATATTTTCCACTAGAACTTTGGGGAACGAAGCAGATGCATTTGGATTCTTTTGTCCAAACTAATGACTTGTTTCTGGACAGAAAAATGTTACCATcaacaggattttttaaaaaatattatacagtGTTTGGTTCAGGCCAGCAGTGTGGGATGGGGATTTAGTCTCTGGGTTTGCCAAGATGTTTATGCAGCGGGAATGTTACTTATGTAAGCCTGGAAGTACTCCTCTTGTATTcgcctccctctcccatttcagCTTTTTTTCATTAAGAAGTTGATCTTCCTTTCATGATACCACATTAAAtggctaaaaagaaaagaaaagaaattgtttaCTGTACAAAATAACCTAACTGTCCACAAAACATCCATTTAGTTAAAGGAACCACAAGGAGATCTGGAAAACTGGGCTGTGaattgtttttatccttttggtTTGGCCCCTAACTCACTTCCTATTGCTCCCCACAAGCGATCAAActcagatttgggggaaaaataaaatatttttaaaataaaagaataaacaaacaaatgaaatacatTCTTCTACATTTTTCTGGGGACTGCAGATAGATTTCCATGTAACAGAGAAGCATAAAAGTGAGGGGAAATCATAAATGTTTAGTTGttaacaaaatatattataaataaaatctgtacttCACAATTGTGAGAAACTAATGCAGTGTAGGATTAGAACTAACCTCCACACAGGTAAATAAATATCTACATGCTTATATAACCAACCAGTAGAACTTACTGAGAGCAAATAGGACATTTGGGGGTGAAAACAGAGATGACCGTGAAAAGTCATGAGGCAATACTCCTAACCCTCCCTGCTTACCTCATCCTCCTGCTTTTCTGTGTATGCTGCCCTATGAGTCAGTCGAGATGATAAACTTAAATGATTTTAAGCAGATGTGTGTCAACATTCCTTGATAAAAGCATGCCAGAATCCTATACCAGTCTGTACCAGCACCCATCCCTCAACAAAACAATGGTCGGTCCCACAACCAAGATGGTAACAACTCCAGGTTACGCTCACCTGGGGGACCTCATGACATCAATAGCTCACAGGGGAGATTTTCTTCACGGAGGAGTCCCTGAGCCTGGGTCTTGAAGCATCGGTTGGAGTTTACCTTCTGTCTAAGGCTCTGTGAAATTCCTGGATAAATGTTGGGGCCATGGCTCTACAGTGACATGGTTTTCATACAGAGAACAGTGAGGTTGACACCATAGTTCTGAGATATGACCAGTCTTTCAGTGCTAATTGTTGCAGAAAAGATGGAACCTTCACCTGAAAATAGCAAGGTGGTAGGCGTGGGGATGGttgctactctctctctcttcataaatTCCTCCAGCTAATATATATGGAGCAGACAGATATTGGCAGGGTTGCCACATACAGCCGAGAAGGTTGCACACTGTGCAAGCATGATCTATCTATCCAAGGAGAACCATTCCCATGGTAGATATCATAGATTGAAATGTTTCTTGTGCCAGTTTTCTAGAGGATAACAAAGTATCTTGAGTAATGGGCTCTTTTTTTCCAAGTTACACAAAAGTGCTATCTATGCTTGAGGAACTGGGAAGATGGCTCTGGATGGTGGGAATCCAAAGCTGCATGGGACAAAGAAGGCCTCTCATGATTCTGGGTTTTGCTGTCTGTGCACCAAGATAGGGGAGGCTAAACTGGTGAGGACCTAGGAGGAAGGAGGGCTCTCGCACCTAGGAGTTCCCCTCAAGCAAGCCATATCATATTGGCCATACTCTGTCCAGAGACTCAATCCAATAAAAACATAATGTGAGCCACAAATGCAAGCTACACGTctcatttcaaattttctagtagccacattttaaaaagttaaaagaaataggtaagattaattttaataatatgatgTATTAAtctaatatatctaaaatattatcattcaaCAGATAGCAAT includes the following:
- the LOC125105427 gene encoding ER membrane protein complex subunit 3-like, giving the protein MAGPELLLDSNIRLWVVLPIVIITFFVGMIRHYVSILLQSDKKLTQEQVSDSQVLIRSRVLRENGKYIPKQSFLTRKYYFNNPEDGFFKKTKRKVVPPSPMTDPTMLTDMMKGNVTNVLPMILIGGWINMTFSGFVTTKVPFPLTLRFKPMLQQGIELLTLDASWVSSASWYFLNVFGLRSIYSLILGQDNAADQSRMMQEQMTGAAMAMPADTNKAFKTEWEALELTDHQWALDDVEEELIAKDLHFEGMFKKELQTSIF